The following is a genomic window from Solanum lycopersicum chromosome 6, SLM_r2.1.
AATCATGCCCGTTAGTCATTAATTCAAGTGACCATTTCTCATTGACATTTTATACTAACTACAAGAACTTGTAGACATTTTATACTAACTACAAGAACTTGTAGTAGCAAACATGTTATAATATGGTATAAAGAAATGATTCAGAATCAAGCCAAATCACAAGagatataatagaaataacgaAATTTCAATATGAATCCAAACTACTGCCTCCGTTCATGTTTACTTATCCactatactaaaaatagatattcattttttgattgtccgatttaaaaaatcaagataTAATTTAGAACTTTGTTCATAATGTATCCTTATTTTAACTATAGTCATTTCtcaatatatgaattttttttaaaacattaaatttattatattaaaagaataatatagtaaaattataattctaTGTATTATGCATTAAAGGAGTGTCCCAAATTAATAATGTACAAGTAAAAATAACGAAGTATATAATTGTACTTTCTACCTTAAAGAAAGAGCTTAGTTCACAACAATAATTGATGAACAAAcatattagtatttttttggtTGGTCCCAACTTGAATTAGTGGAAAAAATAACAGATTttgataagataatatatttcaaaaaactacTATACAAATATTTCTCACGTTTTAACTTGTTAAATACCCAAAATTAATAGCCAGGCAGCCAACACTTTTTCACGTCGAGCCGATAGTCGATGCAGACacgtgtttttttttaaaaaaaatcattctgcACATCAGGAGtagtactatatatataattccaATTCTATGCAAAAATAAACCAAACTTATAATACTCTCTAATGGCTTTGATCTCAAGCTTGTGCATCTTTTTTTTGGTAGCACATTTTACCACCCCAATTGTGTGCCATAAGAGATCTCATCAAGCTGCCCTTTTCGTGTTCGGTGATTCACTTTTCGATGCTGGAAATAATAACTATATCAACACCACTGCTAGCTTCCAAGCAAATTATTTCCCTTATGGAGAATCATTCTTCAAGTACCCGACTGGCAGGAACTCCAATGGACGCCTCATTCCTGATTTTATAGGTAAATTCGTTCGCGTTTTGGTCAATTCTTTtgaaatgtatatttatttcatcaactTTTTGCGTTATAATTATAGTTAGTTGTATTTTGCAGCTGAATATGCTAATTTGCCATTTATTCCGCCGTATTTTGAAATTCGGAACAAGCATTTGGTACATGGAGTGAACTTTGCATCAGGTGGTTCTGGTTGTTTGGCTGAAACCGCTCGTGGCGCTGTAAGTAACAATATTTCCTTTGACTTATTCTCttatgttaaagaatgacaaaagttcCATGAGATGGGAGGAATCGTTATAAGGCTTgaggtgtgagttaggcctaagacctaaatTTATGTTGGTTATTTGACAGGTTATAGATCTTAAAACTCAGTTGAAATTATTCCAAAACGTGACACAATTGTTGAGGAACGAAGTGGGTGAAACAGAGTCAAAACAGATCCTCTCCAATGctgtatatatttttagcacTGGTAGCAATGATATATTCTCCGCTCTATTTGCAAATTCATCTTTTCCACATTCCGATACAGAATATGTACAGATGATTATGGGCAACTTGACTTCTGTTTTAAAGGTATTCTAAATATTGTTCTTTTCTATTTCTTTCGATTTGATTTACTTACTAGTAGCTTTTATCAAATGAACAAGTTAGGGTTATGAATGCAACAGGGAATTTATAAGGAAGGAGGGAGAAAGTTTGTGATGCTTAATGTGGGACCCATAGGTTGTATTCCTACTATTAAGGCTTTCAACTTTCAAATGGGAGTTACAAATGGAAGTTGCATGGAGGAGATCACAAACATGACCAAAATGTTTAATTCAGCTCTCCCACAAATGTTCAAAAAACTAGAGAAGCAATTGCATGGATTTAAGTACACAATATTCAACTTCTTCAAAGTATTTGGAGATAGCATTGATAATCCAACTAAATATGGTGTGTTCTATCTCTTCAAACCCAAAATCAATGtttgattatatataatatatattatgcaCCGATGATTTTGTCCTGTTTTGTTTAGGTTTTAAGATATCAGAGACGGCTTGTTGTGGAACTGGTCCGTTTCGAGGGATTCTTAGTTGTGGAGAGAAGAGGCAGGTAAAAGAGTATGAGTTATGTAAGAATGTGAAAGATTACTTGTTTTTCGACGCTGTTCATCCCACTGAACTGGCCTACCAACAATTCGCTGCATTACTGTGGAATGGAACTACAGATGTCGTAGCACCGCACAACCTAAAATCCTTTTTTGAAAGTTCGAACTCCAGATGTCCTAGCAGCTTACAATTCCTActatatatgaagaaaaaacaACAATGTGAAATATGATGTTAAGGAGCTTCATCTCTAGTAATTTTTCTCTGTTCTTGTAGATGATACTTCGATTTGATGAGATGACTTCATAACTAAGTCGTCATGATTGAACGAAGTCGAGAAATAGATAAAATCATGGAATGTATCAGTCATATAAATATTCTTTGATTTGGGAAGAAAGTCATTGAGATTTACAAAACATCCCATCTTTGtaagtttttaaatattgttgGATATGGTAAGttactaaatattaattttccGAAATTAATACAAATTGGGTTTTCTGTTATCTAAttgtactttttaaaaaatagctcAAGAAACTTTAGTGTCTGATAATTAGCTAATGATTtatttaaactaataattatattcaCTTGACGAATTACAAAGGTCCAACAAGCAATATCTGGTTTTTAGGATTGAATTTTTACcttattatatcataatatcacttcctttttattttaattttttcaatgcgataaaaataactattttaaaaaataattagtagtTAGAAtgattatttgaaaaatcaacCGGCCCAGAGCATTCTTTGACAGAAATATCACTACACTACAGCACAAATAAAGAAGTAACGGGccatgtcaaaaaaaaaagggggggaaCATTGGAGAAGTAcagaaatttcaaatatttaggttaattatattctatttttgaaagtttttttaatcacaataatttcaaaaattttattgttcttgaatatattttttggcGGCATGatatgggagatatatatatgagaaaagataattctttttaaatgataCTCACTCTGTCCTCTTTTAGTtgttatgactttttttttaaagaattttgagTAACATCATAATGATACACAGATAGTTATAatttattgtagtttttatatagtttttaaatatttaaatttttaatttcaaatatcaaaattaatttaatacaattttaaaaatgagtcaaattaatttttgaaaaatatcatgtgataattaaaaaaaagacgaaaaaataatttttaagaaattgtgATGTAATTCTTCCAAATATTATGCACATTATTAAAAGCATTAAAAGGGAATTTATTAACATCTGTGtaatattgagaaatatatagtggaatgaatacgacttttttttaaattattattcattttgtcAACTTGTGAAGGGATTTTGTCTCGATCTTCTCTCTTTCTTATTTGGCTGCTGAAATAACGCCGTGGAATCTTTGAATTGAAAAATGTAGAAagacttttatatattttaagaaatcaCATCTTccataaacatttttttaactaTAAATGGACTCAATTATTttcacaataaaaaattatatttagttaTTCCAATCGATCCGCTCGAGGAGccgacatttttattttattaatttatctatCTTGATTAATATTCTATCACTTAACGTctcacaaatttaaaatttcttttaaaatgcttaatttttgataaattatatatagttaaacTGTTTTTcgttatcatatattattataagtgggaagaacttaagtcaaaagttgaattacgattttaccctcttataaattaaaatgttatgattagtttaattaaataataataacttttgaattttcttagattaattcctattattattattattgttgttgttgttgttattattattattattaaaagtgaaaaaagcTTTTAGCTGTAAAATTGattaccattttatccctactgtaagttaaaatgttataaaatattcaattagTCAAATATTAGAATTCTCAATAagttttttctaatatatatttgtattcataatcGAATTTTTATGTAACCtataattacaatatttaatatgtattaaCCTCTCacaattgaattattattattaataataattatgataaaaatcttattttgcATACCTTAActataagttaaataaaattcaattaattaatttttcagttACATAAATTGAACGGGATTTGGAAGTGGAAAAGTGATTGTTTAATGTCCAGAGTCGTACATAATTAATTGCTTTAAATTAACACATCATGTATTACTTTACCAAACTCTTACAATTCCTATAATTTGTcttctgattttcttaatttgtcTCATTAAATTCTAACACTTTTAATTTAGTAACCAATCTTTATTAATAAACATCTGTAGAACTTGAAtagttcattaaatatttaagtgtAAGTTAATTAGTATTATGTCAAAAGAAATTTGAAAGAACAGTGATTTTCATTTCCTTCAAGTTTTGTTTCTTTAGTTAAACATCTAACATCCCTTCtaagtttctttcttttcccttaaattttttcttttgcatgAACTAAAGAAAATGGGAATGAAGAAACATGTAGAGTTGATAAATGTTGGAATTAAATAATTGTCATATCAATTTACATGCAACACTCAACATTCATTGAATGATATATAAAGATTACTTAATCCGTAAGGAGTGCTAGCAGAAATTCATGAGCTATGAAAAGGAGGAAGTTGATTTCTTTGGAATActgattttagaatttttattaattgattatatttataatgtacTGTAATTATAATTGCTTGCGACTATAGATAAAATGCTATGTTATTTGTGTAAATGATATCTTGTAGTATGCCTTCATGGCATCATGTGATCATGTGATTggtattgaaaaaattatattgtaacttttttttgtattttgtaatgTTTCTTTATATGTATCTTTCATATTGGAacttactaatttattttacaaaagaaTTAGGAGTATATgcatcatatataaatatagtatctaacttttaaaaggaaaattttctttcattttgataaaaactatTTTAGCTACTACGATCTTCACTTAAATAGTCGGATATATTTACTATTACTTTTTCtagcctatatatatatatatatatatatatatatatatatatcatattttatatagtttaatcaataattatttattttaattcttcaaaaataatgttaattgcaaatttttgctatttttattttcaaaactaaatatgtatgtaatttttaaaatataattaatggaAAACTAGTTAGAGAAAAAAGACAGACGGAGtagtatatataattgttttttcttcAACTACTGCAATGGCTTTGAGCTCAAGCTTGTTTCACTTGTACCTCTGTATTTTGGTGGTATGTTTTGTTCACCCAATTCTGTGCATTAGCAGCCATGGAAAACCTCAAGCTGGCCTTTTCGTGTTCGGTGATTCATTGTTCGATCCTGGAAATAATAACTACATCAACACCACTACTGAGTACCAAGCAAATTGGCGGCCATATGGAGAATCATTCTTCAAGTATCCTACCGGTAGATTCTCCGATGGACGTCTCATTCCTGATTTTGTCGGTAAATTTTATGGCCTTTGCTAATTTATCTGAAAAATGTGTAGAAACAAAGAAGGGAAATTAACTTACTAGATAGATTTCGTAGTCATCTTTGATTGTGATGGGCCTTCAAGAATTATTTTGCTACAGAGGTATgagacttgattttttttgttgtatttgcAGCTGAATATGCTAATTTGCCATTGATTCCTTCGTATTTTGAAATTGGCAAGCAACATTTTGTTCATGGGGTAAACTTTGCATCAGGCGGTGCTGGTTGTTTGGTCGAAACTCATCGAGGTTTTGTAAGTGTTTGAATTAGTTTGATGCAATTCAAATTGAATTCCATTGTTAAATCAATATAGGGTGGTAGTCTTTGATATAATTGGTTTCATATACTCTCTCCATTTCATTCTATTTGTCTGAATTTAACAAAGTAATGAATACTTTTGGATCTTGTAATCTTAagaattgttaaaaatgaaagaaaattcttttttaaaaatcaaccaAAAAGGAAAGTAGGAGAAACAAAATTGAAACGGGGAGTAACTAGTTTGATAGGAAGATTGTATTATGTAGCTCTGAAGTATTGATTCCATTTGACAGGTTATAGATCTTCAAACACAGTtgagatatttcaaaaaagtcGTAAAACTGTCGAAGAAGAAGGTGGGGAAAACTGAGTCCAAGCAGATCATCTCGAATGctgtatatatttttagtgcTGGTGGTAACGATTACTTGGCTCCTTTGTCAACAAATTCTTCATATCCTGAAAGAGAATATCTAAAGATGATTGTGGGCAATTTGACATCCGTTCTGAAGGTAATGAACTTATTGATTCAAcctaaactttttaaatttctttggaTTTAGTTTTACCACTTTTATCTATTTAAGACTTTTGAGTATTTGCTTCAATAAATGATGTTTGGAGATTCATGCGCGCAttttgagtttaatacaaattgAGCAGTGTTTATTTTAGACTCGTATAATATCTGACAAGCTTAGGAGTGTTGTCATTTTTTTCGTCCATTTTGGAAGGAGTATGCACATGTAGACATCTCAACTTGTCTTCATTGTGTCAGTTGAGCACCCAAACTTACAAAATGATCATCCAGACACCATCAGCTTGGGGTGTCCACCAGGggagacaatttttttttgtttgttgaatttgaatgttttttatTTCATGTTCTATGTTGAGTTTAGTGTAGAGAGTAGCTATACTAATTCTTCGTGCTTCATTAAACTAATGCGACAGGATATTTACAAGGAAGGAGGGAGAAAATTTGTCATGCTTAATATGGTTCCAATAGGTCGTCTCCCTAATACTATTGCTCTTAATGGCAATTCCATAGAGAAGATCACAAGCTTGGTGAAAATGCACAATTGGGCTCTTCCAGGAATGCTCAAACAACTAGAGAAGCAATTGCCTGGATTTAAATACACATTATTCGACTTGTTCAAAGTATCTTCAGATAGCATTGATAATCCAACAAAATATGGTATGTtgtatctcatcaaaatcaacttctAGTCTCTTTATGTTCGAGCATTCTTGATTTATGTTAACATAGCTGATATGGCAATGGGTAGTAATATAGGTTGTTTCTTTATAGTAATATGGAATAGTCTGTTTATAGTCTTAATTTACTTACAATTTTGCTTTGTTTAGGTTTTAAGACATCAAAGACGGCTTGTTGTGGGGCTGGTCCATTACGAGGGATTTATAGTTGTGGAGGCAAGAGACAAGTCAAAAAGTACAAGTTATGTAAAAACGTGAAAGATAACTTGTTTTTCGACTCTTTTCATCCGTCTGAACTGGCCTACAAACAATATGCTGAAGTACTGTGGAATGGAACTCCAGACATCATTGCACCTTACAACCTTAAATCCTTTTTTGAACTTGCAACATAAGATGATGGTGGCATTGTTGAAACTGTTCTGTTATTccatattaaaagaaagtagAAGAAAAGAATGTGAAGTTTGATGCTAAAAAGAATAACCTTCTGATTAGGAAGGTCATATTGAGATTAATAAAACTTCCCCTCTTTGTCTGGATCTCAATCTTCGTTCCATAGCCACCTTTGTTTCTCTGCAGTCAGCCTTTGCACCTTCATCTTTGGTTCTCGATGAAGACGTGTAGGTACATTATTCTATGGTAGGGATTGTAACTTCCCATAAGTTGCCCCATTGTTACCCCAATGAAGGAacctttcttgttttttttttagagttcCAACGAATCGAATGGTATTTCTGTGGCTTGCCATGCCGACCATCAACCACGAGAATGGGTTCCTTCTCAAAGGATTTGATGGAATGGCTCACCCCACCCAAGAGCCCTTGTGTCATAGGAGAACTCATGGCTGGTGAAAATCGTCATACACTGTTCTCTCCTAAAACCATAGTTCCAaaagaattgaagaaaaagaaaataaacaaaaacaagcCTTTTCTGTCTTCACTCACACTTTTAAgtacaatgaaaaaaaaaacttgtttgGATGACTGATACCACTGAGAGAATCATGTATGTGGTTCTTGTGCGACCATAGAGTCTTGTTGAGCAATTAGATCAGATTCAGACGTGGATGTTGCTCCACGGCTGTACAGATTTGACTCACTCTAGAAACCATACCATTTAGGGGATATATGTGCACCAAACACTCTATTGGTCAGAGGTGTTGCGCCTGTCTTTCTATCAAACACAGTTGAGGAAGTCGATTGCGAATGCTACAGTTTCAAGGTGCACGAGGAATTCTTGCAAGGAAAAGCTAAGAAACCACTTAAGCTTATGGGTAGCATGAGGGCACTTAGCTTTGAATAACAGATGGGTTTCTCTGTTAGTGTTGGCCTTGcaattaatttgacatgttttaGGGTAATGTCTTGGTAACGGATTAAACTAGAAAGAGTAGTTTCAAAGTTGGGTTTAAGGTGCACTTGGGTGTATAACTAATTCAATCAACATTACTCTTGTTGAAATGATGTTTCAAGCGCCAAATTATTTAAAGATGACAGTAATCTGAAATTACAATCACATGATATAAAACATCTGTACACACTTAGTTTTACACTTATATGATCAACAAACAACTGCGTAATTCTATCAGCCTGCAGttcattcatacctatttctTCTACCAGCACAAGGAGTTCCTTGACAAGAATATAACTACGCTATAGAACAGGCAAGACCATTACACTGTTACAGCATCGACTTCTCCATGCTAAGGGTATCTTACACCAAGTACACCATACATCTTAGAGAGAACTTGGCTTATTGTATATATAAGATCTTGAAAAATACAAGTACGCTGTGAATGCGATAGTACTAAGTACAGCAAGAACCCAATAAAAGTAATCCAGATGTGCCCGATTCAAGTTGTCAGAAAACCAACTGGTCTGACCATCTTTCCCAGTGATGCTCTCAGTAACAGAGATAAGGAAACTGCTCAAGAAGCTCCCTATGCCAAAAATGCTGAGGTAGAGAGAGAGACCTATACTTTTCAACTCGACTGGCACCTGATCGTAGAAGAACTCCTGCAGACCAACCATGGTGAATACATCGGAAATACCAAATAGTATATACTGAGGTATTAACCAGCAAATGCTCATGGGAACTGTTGCCTTTGGCATGTCGACCAGACTGTGTTCTAAAGCAGTTTGGAGACGTTTCTTCTCGATTATAGCTGCAACCACCATTGAAAGTATAGACAAGAAAATGCCAGTTCCAATTCTTTGGAGCATTGTTATGCCTGATGGTTTCCCAGTTATAGCTCTTGCAACGGGAACCAAAATACAGTCATATATAGGAATAAAAATGACAACAGAGAGGCTAATGAAAGATTGTAATGAGGCGGCTGGTACTTCaaaatttgaaccaagagaTCTGTCCATAGTTGCACCTTGCTTGGTGAATAAAGTAGATGACTGTGAGAAAACAATAGCATATACCAAACATGTTGTCCATATTGGAATCAACCTAAGAATAGCCTTAGCCTCCTCGACCTCGCTAATACTGCAAATTTTTCCATTTTCCTTGGAACCATTGGGTGCAAGCAACGCTTTGTTGAGGAACCTGtgttcaataataatatataccaATAAAATGAGATGTCTTGTAATACAATTGATTAAAGAACAACTTTTTATACAAAAGCAGCATACCCAGTGAACTACAACAAGTGGGGTCTAGGGGGGGTAGGGGGGTTGTACGCAACCAAACCCTTTCGTGAAGATAGAGAGGAGAATGCCTTATacagaaatattttatttaaacgGCTAATACTATACCATAAATAATAAATCGAAGTGTCCCCACATGCTTGGGCTTCTACATTTAATAACAGGCTGAATATTATGCAGTCATTAACTCTTAAAAGCCAGTTCATATATCCTTTTAACTCTTAACAAATCAAACCCAGTAGAGCCCATTCCAGAAGCACTTCTGTTATCGTAACCTATTGCAGAACTGtagtttttttcctttaaattatcagaagaagcagaaaaaatcaaacaattccctcacttattattttttaaaaaaaacagcaAAATACACTCACTTGAATTGTTCAGAACCTTCATGAGGCAGGATACCCTGAACTTCTTGTTCCACTGATGAGGTGGTTGTTTGCCAATTCCTAACTGCATTAATGAACACATTACCAATTCTAATAAATGGGTTCTTTTCATCACTGCTTTGGTGAAACCGATAAGTGAAGCTACCAAGCAAGAAAACAACAAGTGCGAGACCCATGACAATACAGGGAATTCCAAATCCCAGACCCCAGCTAAGATTATCTTGAACGTAGTTCAATATATAAAGAGTCATGAACAACCCACCACACATTCCAAAATACCACCAATTGAAGAATGAGCTTTTAGCTTTACTTTCCTGTGGGTCTTGAGCATCAAATTGGTCTGCTCCAAAAGCTTGAACGCAAGGCTTGTGTCCTCCCTGTCCAATAGCTACTAgatacaaagaaaagaagaagaaaatcatttGGAACGTGGGAGGAGAACATGTTGCAGTATCTTGGCAGTCAGAATGACTGTAAGGGATGACAGTTGAAAGCGTCAAGAAGCCAAGTCCCTGCAGTTCAACAAACAAAGAATGTCTTACTAGCT
Proteins encoded in this region:
- the LOC101255802 gene encoding GDSL lipase-like encodes the protein MALISSLCIFFLVAHFTTPIVCHKRSHQAALFVFGDSLFDAGNNNYINTTASFQANYFPYGESFFKYPTGRNSNGRLIPDFIAEYANLPFIPPYFEIRNKHLVHGVNFASGGSGCLAETARGAVIDLKTQLKLFQNVTQLLRNEVGETESKQILSNAVYIFSTGSNDIFSALFANSSFPHSDTEYVQMIMGNLTSVLKGIYKEGGRKFVMLNVGPIGCIPTIKAFNFQMGVTNGSCMEEITNMTKMFNSALPQMFKKLEKQLHGFKYTIFNFFKVFGDSIDNPTKYGFKISETACCGTGPFRGILSCGEKRQVKEYELCKNVKDYLFFDAVHPTELAYQQFAALLWNGTTDVVAPHNLKSFFESSNSRCPSSLQFLLYMKKKQQCEI
- the LOC101257273 gene encoding GDSL lipase; the protein is MALSSSLFHLYLCILVVCFVHPILCISSHGKPQAGLFVFGDSLFDPGNNNYINTTTEYQANWRPYGESFFKYPTGRFSDGRLIPDFVAEYANLPLIPSYFEIGKQHFVHGVNFASGGAGCLVETHRGFVIDLQTQLRYFKKVVKLSKKKVGKTESKQIISNAVYIFSAGGNDYLAPLSTNSSYPEREYLKMIVGNLTSVLKDIYKEGGRKFVMLNMVPIGRLPNTIALNGNSIEKITSLVKMHNWALPGMLKQLEKQLPGFKYTLFDLFKVSSDSIDNPTKYGFKTSKTACCGAGPLRGIYSCGGKRQVKKYKLCKNVKDNLFFDSFHPSELAYKQYAEVLWNGTPDIIAPYNLKSFFELAT
- the LOC101256981 gene encoding protein NRT1/ PTR FAMILY 5.10 isoform X1; translation: MANGVAISDAETPFLGNVVEGSVDYKGRPVTRSKSGGWRSASFIIGVEVAERFAYYGIASNLISYLTGPLGQSVASAAENVNIWSGTASLLPLLGAFIADSYLGRYRTIIISSVLYILGLGFLTLSTVIPYSHSDCQDTATCSPPTFQMIFFFFSLYLVAIGQGGHKPCVQAFGADQFDAQDPQESKAKSSFFNWWYFGMCGGLFMTLYILNYVQDNLSWGLGFGIPCIVMGLALVVFLLGSFTYRFHQSSDEKNPFIRIGNVFINAVRNWQTTTSSVEQEVQGILPHEGSEQFKFLNKALLAPNGSKENGKICSISEVEEAKAILRLIPIWTTCLVYAIVFSQSSTLFTKQGATMDRSLGSNFEVPAASLQSFISLSVVIFIPIYDCILVPVARAITGKPSGITMLQRIGTGIFLSILSMVVAAIIEKKRLQTALEHSLVDMPKATVPMSICWLIPQYILFGISDVFTMVGLQEFFYDQVPVELKSIGLSLYLSIFGIGSFLSSFLISVTESITGKDGQTSWFSDNLNRAHLDYFYWVLAVLSTIAFTAYLYFSRSYIYNKPSSL
- the LOC101256981 gene encoding protein NRT1/ PTR FAMILY 5.10 isoform X2, producing MYIGVMWSLFESVGSSTVAACSLSLTSHCYISRHYMKGLGFLTLSTVIPYSHSDCQDTATCSPPTFQMIFFFFSLYLVAIGQGGHKPCVQAFGADQFDAQDPQESKAKSSFFNWWYFGMCGGLFMTLYILNYVQDNLSWGLGFGIPCIVMGLALVVFLLGSFTYRFHQSSDEKNPFIRIGNVFINAVRNWQTTTSSVEQEVQGILPHEGSEQFKFLNKALLAPNGSKENGKICSISEVEEAKAILRLIPIWTTCLVYAIVFSQSSTLFTKQGATMDRSLGSNFEVPAASLQSFISLSVVIFIPIYDCILVPVARAITGKPSGITMLQRIGTGIFLSILSMVVAAIIEKKRLQTALEHSLVDMPKATVPMSICWLIPQYILFGISDVFTMVGLQEFFYDQVPVELKSIGLSLYLSIFGIGSFLSSFLISVTESITGKDGQTSWFSDNLNRAHLDYFYWVLAVLSTIAFTAYLYFSRSYIYNKPSSL